A single Vigna radiata var. radiata cultivar VC1973A chromosome 8, Vradiata_ver6, whole genome shotgun sequence DNA region contains:
- the LOC106772259 gene encoding malate dehydrogenase, cytoplasmic, translated as MAKDPVRVLVTGAAGQIGYALVPMIARGVMLGPDQPVILHMLDIPPAAESLNGVKMELVDAAFPLLKGVVATTDVVEACTGVNIAVMVGGFPRKEGMERKDVMSKNVSIYKSQASALEKHAAANCKVLVVANPANTNALILKEFAPSIPEKNISCLTRLDHNRALGQISERLGVQVSEVKNVIIWGNHSSTQYPDVNHATVTTPAGDKSVRELVADDAWLNGEFITTVQQRGAAIIKARKLSSALSAASAACDHIRDWVLGTPQGTWVSMGVYSDGSYNVPAGLIYSFPVTCANGEWTIVQGLPIDEFSRKKLDLTGEELSEEKALAYSCLS; from the exons ATGGCCAAAGACCCAGTTCGTGTTCTTGTCACAGGGGCCGCAG GACAAATTGGATATGCTCTTGTCCCTATGATTGCTAGAGGAGTGATGTTGGGTCCTGACCAGCCTGTGATCCTCCACATGCTTGATATTCCTCCAGCAGCAGAATCATTGAACGGGGTTAAAATGGAATTGGTGGATGCTGCATTCCCTCTTCTTAAAG GTGTTGTTGCAACAACTGATGTGGTTGAGGCATGCACTGGTGTCAATATTGCCGTGATGGTTGGTGGATTCCCAAGAAAAGAAGGTATGGAGAGGAAAGATGTGATGTCTAAGAATGTCTCGATTTACAAGTCTCAGGCTTCTGCCCTTGAAAAACATGCCGCTGCCAACTGCAAG GTTCTGGTTGTTGCTAACCCAGCAAACACCAATGCATTGATCTTGAAGGAATTCGCCCCATCAATACCAGAGAAAAACATTTCTTGTTTGACTAGATTGGATCACAACAGGGCCCTGGGGCAAATTTCTGAAAGACTTGGTGTTCAGGTTTCTGAAGTGAAGAATGTCATAATCTGGGGTAATCACTCATCCACTCAGTATCCCGATGTTAACCATGCAACTGTTACAACCCCAGCTGGGGACAAATCAGTCCGTGAACTTGTTGCTGATGATGCCTG GTTGAATGGAGAGTTCATTACAACTGTTCAACAACGTGGTGCTGCAATTATCAAGGCTAGAAAGCTTTCAAGTGCACTATCAGCTGCTAGTGCTGCTTGTGACCATATTAGAGATTGGGTTCTTGGAACTCCTCAG GGCACCTGGGTGTCAATGGGAGTATATTCCGATGGTTCGTACAATGTTCCAGCTGGACTGATCTATTCATTCCCTGTCACTTGTGCCAATGGGGAATGGACTATTGTCCAAG GACTTCCAATTGACGAGTTCTCAAGGAAGAAGTTGGACTTGACAGGAGAAGAGCTTTCTGAGGAGAAGGCATTGGCTTACTCATGCCTCTCTTAG
- the LOC106769852 gene encoding transcription factor MYB15, whose product MVRAPCCEKMGLKKGPWTQDEDQILISYIQKHGHGNWRALPKLAGLLRCGKSCRLRWINYLKPDIKRGNFSSEEEEIIIKMHELLGNRWSAIAAKLPGRTDNEIKNVWHTHLKKKLVNSDSKRVVSNQKIKRSDSNSSTLTSSSACTSSSDFSSFSEGNKNMNNKNSMIKSEDTESEETTMPPIDESFWSEATVEDESSTMMMPSSNSWTISNEPQFNYVETFQQHSFGYNGSNFDDGMDFWYDIFIRSEESIELPEF is encoded by the exons ATGGTTAGAGCTCCTTGCTGTGAAAAGATGGGATTGAAAAAGGGTCCTTGGACTCAAGACGAAGATCAAATCCTCATATCATACATCCAAAAACATGGCCATGGAAACTGGCGTGCGCTTCCAAAGCTTGCAG GGCTATTGAGGTGTGGAAAGAGTTGCAGACTGAGATGGATTAACTACTTAAAACCTGATATCAAAAGAGGAAATTTCTcgagtgaagaagaagagattaTCATCAAGATGCATGAGTTGCTGGGAAATAG GTGGTCAGCAATAGCAGCAAAACTACCAGGAAGAACAGAcaatgaaattaagaatgtgTGGCACACTCATTTGAAGAAGAAGTTGGTGAATTCAGATAGCAAAAGGGTTGTTTCgaatcaaaaaataaaacgatCTGATTCTAATTCCAGCACCCTAACATCATCATCGGCATGTACTTCTTCCAGTGATTTTTCATCATTCAGTGAAGGGAACAAAAACATGAACAACAAGAACAGCATGATCAAGAGTGAAGACACAGAGTCTGAGGAGACAACAATGCCTCCAATTGATGAAAGCTTTTGGTCAGAGGCAACAGTTGAAGATGAAAGCTCCACCATGATGATGCCATCATCAAATTCTTGGACAATTTCCAATGAACCACAATTTAATTATGTGGAAACTTTCCAACAACACAGTTTTGGTTATAATGGTTCAAACTTTGATGATGGCATGGATTTTTGGTATGACATATTCATCAGATCAGAAGAGTCAATAGAGTTGCCGGAGTTCTGA